In the Malaya genurostris strain Urasoe2022 chromosome 1, Malgen_1.1, whole genome shotgun sequence genome, one interval contains:
- the LOC131425383 gene encoding uncharacterized protein LOC131425383 isoform X2, giving the protein MAGALNNNNREVQIFHSDVLLKVLSSKRLLIDHVEILEVCLDGLDHRANPWFTAPRCLILSSVSGVGAYLLGREHIKWSLSFLTTSTIYGLGFFLKWMKQVCFSRRLKQISTLIRSLEQFEAAVKKNVLFLNECNHVRSAQLALDKLGSGMANFATNCFRCIVEVIKIIHASIKMLELDFPLDERWDSLYMPMEELEGCETFLTDAAIAPIELKVIKDVYNIFAYVQSQYLTRLVLSIVCSTNPVFPCSILKLSSEIQFRKNACLKYLNRVMDYKREKIPNRQSTSTIPAEVLNVRSFSLTFVTKLLNTAHRFNLLEEELENSIQEYDKKSFASFLESMEASLETITNDLLTSTEECQRLLIMVKKILNKENVGSLELSGLFQEPSTKNDDLTINHERVFSEQDEPVFKDEFFAVVGSHCDFDTEKRKSINLTDDLEAVNSKIVKRHFKPVLEQLRERIEPIGVQFKQREKQALLDKGIDWVELEVDDVGKTTSESDSDDQGDDERDTRKFRSSVRRYDEVSLFSLLCH; this is encoded by the exons ATGGCTGGTGCCCTGAACAATAATAATCGTGAAGTGCAA ATTTTCCACTCGGACGTCTTACTCAAAGTTCTCAGTTCAAAAAGGTTGTTGATTGATCATGTTGAAATCTTAGAAGTATGTTTAGATGGTTTGGATCACCGAGCTAATCCTTGGTTCACGGCCCCCAGATGTCTAATTTTGAGCTCAGTTTCTGGAGTAGGCGCATATTTGCTAGGTCGAGAGCATATAAAATGGTCTCTTTCATTTCTTACCACGAGCACTATTTACGGGTTGGGATTTTTCTTAAAATGGATGAAACAAGTCTGTTTTAGTCGACGATTGAAGCAAATTTCCACTCTTATTCGATCACTGGAGCAGTTTGAAGCGGCTGTTAAGAAAAACGTACTATTCTTAAACGAATGTAATCATGTACGATCAGCTCAACTAGCACTGGATAAGTTGGGAAGTGGAATGGCTAATTTTGCGACCAATTGCTTTCGATGCATTGTTGAAGTTATCAAAATAATACATGCTTCGATTAAAATGTTAGAGTTGGACTTTCCTTTGGACGAACGATGGGACTCTCTGTATATGCCTATGGAAGAACTGGAAGGTTGTGAAACGTTTTTAACTGATGCAGCTATTGCGCCGATAGAGTTGAAAGTTATAAAA gatgtttacaacatttttgccTACGTTCAGTCACAGTACCTAACTCGATTAGTTCTCTCAATTGTCTGTTCAACAAATCCTGTGTTTCCTTGTTCGATTTTGAAGCTTTCCAGTGAAATTCAATTTCGTAAGAATGCGTGCCTAAAATATCTCAATAGAGTTATGGATTATAAACGTGAAAAAATACCGAATCGTCAATCGACCAGCACAATCCCAGCTGAAGTACTTAACGTTCGGAGTTTTTCTCTGACATTTGTGACCAAGTTATTAAACACTGCTCACCGATTCAATTTACTAGAAGAGGAACTAGAGAATAGTATACAAGAATACGATAAAAAATCTTTTGCATCTTTCCTGGAGTCAATGGAAGCTTCTCTGGAAACAATTACTAATGATTTACTCACATCAACTGAAGAGTGTCAACGTTTGTTGATAAtggtgaaaaaaatactcaacaaGGAGAATGTTGGCTCTCTAGAACTGTCTGGATTATTTCAAGAACCATCCACCAAAAACGATGATTTGACAATCAATCATGAAcgcgtattttcggaacaggatgAACCAGTGTTCAAAGATGAATTCTTTGCAGTTGTTGGTTCTCATTGCGATTTTGATACAGAAAAACGCAAATCAATCAATCTGACGGATGACTTGGAAGCAGTCaattcgaaaattgtcaaaaggCATTTCAAACCGGTACTGGAACAATTGCGTGAACGGATTGAACCAATCGGTGTACAGTTCAAGCAGAGAGAAAAACAAGCTCTGCTTGATAAAGGAATAGACTGGGTCGAACTGGAGGTAGATGATGTTGGTAAAACGACTTCGGAGAGTGATTCAGATGATCAGGGCGATGATGAACGGGACACTAGGAAATTTCGGAGCTCTGTTAGACGGTACGACGAG GTATCGCTTTTTTCTTTGCTGTGTCACTAG
- the LOC131425383 gene encoding uncharacterized protein LOC131425383 isoform X1: protein MAGALNNNNREVQIFHSDVLLKVLSSKRLLIDHVEILEVCLDGLDHRANPWFTAPRCLILSSVSGVGAYLLGREHIKWSLSFLTTSTIYGLGFFLKWMKQVCFSRRLKQISTLIRSLEQFEAAVKKNVLFLNECNHVRSAQLALDKLGSGMANFATNCFRCIVEVIKIIHASIKMLELDFPLDERWDSLYMPMEELEGCETFLTDAAIAPIELKVIKDVYNIFAYVQSQYLTRLVLSIVCSTNPVFPCSILKLSSEIQFRKNACLKYLNRVMDYKREKIPNRQSTSTIPAEVLNVRSFSLTFVTKLLNTAHRFNLLEEELENSIQEYDKKSFASFLESMEASLETITNDLLTSTEECQRLLIMVKKILNKENVGSLELSGLFQEPSTKNDDLTINHERVFSEQDEPVFKDEFFAVVGSHCDFDTEKRKSINLTDDLEAVNSKIVKRHFKPVLEQLRERIEPIGVQFKQREKQALLDKGIDWVELEVDDVGKTTSESDSDDQGDDERDTRKFRSSVRRYDEVRDFLAAKQQTNIFGLKPITNIVSEDVLE, encoded by the exons ATGGCTGGTGCCCTGAACAATAATAATCGTGAAGTGCAA ATTTTCCACTCGGACGTCTTACTCAAAGTTCTCAGTTCAAAAAGGTTGTTGATTGATCATGTTGAAATCTTAGAAGTATGTTTAGATGGTTTGGATCACCGAGCTAATCCTTGGTTCACGGCCCCCAGATGTCTAATTTTGAGCTCAGTTTCTGGAGTAGGCGCATATTTGCTAGGTCGAGAGCATATAAAATGGTCTCTTTCATTTCTTACCACGAGCACTATTTACGGGTTGGGATTTTTCTTAAAATGGATGAAACAAGTCTGTTTTAGTCGACGATTGAAGCAAATTTCCACTCTTATTCGATCACTGGAGCAGTTTGAAGCGGCTGTTAAGAAAAACGTACTATTCTTAAACGAATGTAATCATGTACGATCAGCTCAACTAGCACTGGATAAGTTGGGAAGTGGAATGGCTAATTTTGCGACCAATTGCTTTCGATGCATTGTTGAAGTTATCAAAATAATACATGCTTCGATTAAAATGTTAGAGTTGGACTTTCCTTTGGACGAACGATGGGACTCTCTGTATATGCCTATGGAAGAACTGGAAGGTTGTGAAACGTTTTTAACTGATGCAGCTATTGCGCCGATAGAGTTGAAAGTTATAAAA gatgtttacaacatttttgccTACGTTCAGTCACAGTACCTAACTCGATTAGTTCTCTCAATTGTCTGTTCAACAAATCCTGTGTTTCCTTGTTCGATTTTGAAGCTTTCCAGTGAAATTCAATTTCGTAAGAATGCGTGCCTAAAATATCTCAATAGAGTTATGGATTATAAACGTGAAAAAATACCGAATCGTCAATCGACCAGCACAATCCCAGCTGAAGTACTTAACGTTCGGAGTTTTTCTCTGACATTTGTGACCAAGTTATTAAACACTGCTCACCGATTCAATTTACTAGAAGAGGAACTAGAGAATAGTATACAAGAATACGATAAAAAATCTTTTGCATCTTTCCTGGAGTCAATGGAAGCTTCTCTGGAAACAATTACTAATGATTTACTCACATCAACTGAAGAGTGTCAACGTTTGTTGATAAtggtgaaaaaaatactcaacaaGGAGAATGTTGGCTCTCTAGAACTGTCTGGATTATTTCAAGAACCATCCACCAAAAACGATGATTTGACAATCAATCATGAAcgcgtattttcggaacaggatgAACCAGTGTTCAAAGATGAATTCTTTGCAGTTGTTGGTTCTCATTGCGATTTTGATACAGAAAAACGCAAATCAATCAATCTGACGGATGACTTGGAAGCAGTCaattcgaaaattgtcaaaaggCATTTCAAACCGGTACTGGAACAATTGCGTGAACGGATTGAACCAATCGGTGTACAGTTCAAGCAGAGAGAAAAACAAGCTCTGCTTGATAAAGGAATAGACTGGGTCGAACTGGAGGTAGATGATGTTGGTAAAACGACTTCGGAGAGTGATTCAGATGATCAGGGCGATGATGAACGGGACACTAGGAAATTTCGGAGCTCTGTTAGACGGTACGACGAGGTAAGAGACTTTCTGGCGGCCAAACAACAAACGAACATATTTGGATTAAAACCTATTACTAACATAGTAAGTGAGGATGTGCTCGAATAG
- the LOC131427456 gene encoding uncharacterized protein LOC131427456, translated as MVGPNPNPEKSGYNCAACNRPDNEESQMVFCDHCERWYHFGCAGVTAEIKDVSWCCQKCVSIGTGDSSSDGLNEELEKLEQEKKKQKKALKKEKVLHQKRLEMQQELFEMRQSLEKEKREMELAFEKAQINKRIAAEEAHQKKLDEMRTEMEGKLKQLQLKRKNELVKEKDVQKDEIGGEGAGSSKMVTRKQTQPEPAASGKEPEKKKSGNKKPGKVDPSSTSVSEFRGAYRKHSTPKATGKFVEKFVKGPATLPDSFMFGNASNKTPTGHPEVPRKSAKIMQESFEEDEHSTGSEQESSEEEEEGGESGQESSANSEKDERKKRSSRKVDHSKRGEHREPTKAQLSARQFLSRNYETSTEACGFSNVENLGRLQECLKGEALEAVRGRLLLPKSVPNIIETLRMLYGRPERLLNMLLAKVRNTAPPKADRLVTFIGFGVVVQQLADHLEATGLTTHLVNPMLIQELTEKLPAGTQLDWVRYRRRSKVVTLRTLSNFLTSIVQDASEIVAYGESSGTAEYGSRKSKTKIRTNEGFVHAHDALESRHSGLSVKERIPCRICGGLNHRIRNCDKFRKLSLVERWEAVRKWQLCQLCLNEHGAANCKLSFRCDIEGCKDRHNPLLHALRSSTGSNCNIHSSQPKSSVIFRMIPVTLYCGKFAVDTIAFLDEGSSYTRWKRRSAQRFLIKGAHTVESLKLPTHSLPLSEIVKQYDHLRGLPIADIRSATPRILIGLKDIHLYAPIESKIGRPEEPIAVRSKLGWTIYGPMEAVTTSSGIVGHHTCSTVTNQELHDLLKSYYTLEESGISVALLPEPEEDRRAKDILKKTTKRIGDCFETGLLWKEDNPEFPDSYLMAVKRLKCLENRLRKNPELYDKVRRTIADYLAKGYAHKATSSELAAFDSNKVWHVPLNFVYNPKKEKFRLVWDARAEVRGVSLNSKLLKVPDMLTALPAVISKFREREIGFGADIKEMYHQLRIRDEDKRVQRFLFRNDSSAKPDVYVMDVATFGSTSSPCSAQYVKNINAKEYAGQFPAAAKAIIENHYVDDYFDSADTIEEAVERAKDVRYVHSKGGFELRNWVSNSDEFLVALGERKANQCVRFSEDKESGSERVLGIVWSPASDEFSFSTTSRDDLTPFLFGERLPTKRIVMSCVMSFFDPLGLLSNFTFYGKLLIQDLWRSGCEWDQQIDSDCAEKWENWIRRLPDVETVRIPRYFFRRSCSVDYGSLQLHTFTDASQDAYGTAVYLRVETTEGPICSLVMSKSKVSPLQHMSIPRLELQAAVLGARLANSVSDVLSLEVKRRFMWSDSKTVLSWIHSDHRRYKQFVAFRIGEIHSLTKLTDWRWVPTKCNVADALTKWGKTHSLYSDGSWFRGPEFLRLSENRWPKQIELKPNVAEEVRACFLFHEVRTIESMVEPQRFLKWRVLVRTLACVFRFITNCKLKRKGLPIEAVPTSAVFEKVVKKGARSKIVPLKREEYQKAEAYLWRSAQADCFEDEVRTLKKNRHLPIEQYHQLERASSIYGLSPFLDAEDVLRMEGRAARGSSLPFELKFPIILPKKHPVTDKLLDYYHQQVAHGNAETAVNVTRQRFYIQGLRAELKRIARDCVWCKVHKCRPTTPRMAPLPESRVTPNLPAFSHTGVDYCGPLTVTVGRRSEKRYICLFTCMTTRAVHLEVAHSLTTQACLMAIRRFVCRRGKPLEFYSDNGTNFQAASKEIMQQIGTDCENEFTDSRTRWNFNPPSAPHMGGVWERLVRSVKAALTVFDDGRSLTDEVLLTTIAEAEDLINSRPLTYVSLEPELEEALTPNHFIRGVGAINAECFIPSTSEAEALRDRYKRSQRLADKLWIRWVSEYLPSINRRTKWHSEAPPLSRGELVYITDDAMRKSWVRGVVTEIYPGADGRIRQAMVMTANGKFRRPVTKLAVLEVQDRKSGNAD; from the exons atGGTTGGACCAAATCCAAACCCTGAAAAGTCAGGATATAATTGCGCGGCTTGTAATCGTCCGGATAATGAAGAGTCGCAAATGGTATTTTGTGATCATTGTGAGCGATGGTATCATTTTGGTTGCGCCGGTGTTACAGCGGAAATAAAGGACGTTTCGTGGTGCTGTCAAAAGTGCGTTAGTATCGGAACCGGCGATTCGAGTTCGGACGGTCTAAACGAGGAGTTGGAAAAGCTCGAGCAGGAGAAAAAGAAACAGAAAAAGGCACTCAAGAAGGAAAAAGTCTTGCATCAGAAGCGCTTGGAAATGCAACAGGAGCTCTTCGAGATGCGTCAATCGTTGGAAAAGGAAAAGAGGGAGATGGAATTGGCGTTCGAAAAGGCACAGATAAATAAAAGGATCGCTGCTGAAGAAGCGCATCAGAAAAAGCTGGACGAAATGCGGACGGAGATGGAAGGAAAGTTGAAACAGTTGCAATTAAAACGGAAAAACGAGTTAGTTAAAGAAAAAGACGTTCAAAAGGATGAAATAGGAGGTGAAGGAGCGGGAAGCTCGAAAATGGTAACGCGTAAACAGACGCAACCGGAGCCTGCAGCATCAGGAAAAGAGCCCGAGAAGAAAAAGTCGGGGAATAAAAAGCCTGGAAAAGTGGATCCGTCGTCAACTAGCGTGAGCGAATTTAGAGGAGCATACCGCAAACATTCGACACCGAAAGCAACCGGAAAGTTCgtcgaaaaatttgttaaaGGACCGGCTACTCTGCCGGACAGTTTCATGTTTGGTAACGCGAGCAATAAAACACCAACCGGACATCCAGAAGTTCCCAGGAAGAGCGCCAAGATTATGC aagagTCGTTCGAAGAAGATGAGCATAGTACCGGATCGGAGCAAGAGAGTTCAGAAGAGGAGGAAGAAGGTGGCGAAAGCGGACAAGAGAGTTCGGCAAATTCCGAGAAAGATGAAAGGAAAAAACGATCGTCTCGAAAAGTTGATCATTCGAAACGGGGCGAACATCGTGAGCCGACTAAAGCACAGTTGTCCGCTCGGCAGTTTTTGTCCAGGAA TTATGAGACGTCGACGGAGGCGTGCGGCTTTTCCAATGTCGAAAACCTGGGGCGACTTCAAGAGTGCCTAAAGGGTGAAGCGCTAGAAGCGGTGAGAGGCAGACTACTTTTGCCGAAATCAGTTCCGAACATCATTGAGACCCTACGTATGCTGTATGGACGACCAGAGCGCCTACTGAACATGCTGCTAGCGAAGGTTCGCAACACAGCACCGCCGAAGGCTGATCGGTTGGTAACTTTCATAGGGTTCGGAGTGGTAGTCCAACAACTTGCCGATCATTTGGAAGCTACCGGACTAACTACGCATCTGGTGAATCCGATGCTCATTCAAGAGCTAACCGAAAAGCTACCCGCAGGAACACAGCTGGATTGGGTGCGGTACAGAAGAAGAAGCAAGGTGGTTACACTGCGAACGTTATCGAATTTTCTTACGAGTATCGTACAAGACGCAAGTGAAATCGTGGCATACGGAGAATCATCCGGAACTGCGGAATATGGATCTAGAAAGAGCAAAACGAAGATCAGAACGAATGAAGGGTTTGTGCATGCACACGACGCATTGGAAAGTAGACACTCAGGTCTATCAGTGAAGGAGAGAATACCGTGTAGAATCTGTGGTGGACTGAATCACCGAATTAGAAACTGTGATAAGTTTCGAAAACTGTCTCTCGTCGAACGGTGGGAAGCTGTCCGTAAATGGCAGCTGTGTCAACTGTGCTTGAACGAACACGGAGCGGCTAACTGTAAGCTTAGTTTCCGTTGCGACATCGAAGGATGTAAAGATCGTCACAATCCTCTGCTACACGCGTTGAGATCGTCTACCGGTTCAAACTGCAACATCCATTCTAGCCAACCGAAGTCTTCCGTAATCTTTCGAATGATACCTGTTACGTTGTACTGCGGAAAGTTTGCAGTAGATACGATCGCGTTCCTGGATGAAGGCTCGTCGTACACTCGGTGGAAAAGGA GATCAGCTCAGCGTTTTCTGATAAAAGGCGCTCACACGGTAGAAAGCTTAAAGCTTCCGACGCATTCCCTACCTCTGTCCGAAATCGTGAAACAGTACGATCATCTACGAGGTTTGCCGATTGCTGATATTCGTTCAGCTACTCCACGGATTTTGATCGGGCTAAAGGATATACACCTGTACGCGCCGATAGAATCCAAAATTGGTCGGCCAGAAGAGCCGATAGCGGTCAGATCGAAGCTAGGCTGGACTATTTACGGTCCGATGGAAGCAGTCACGACAAGTAGCGGAATTGTCGGCCATCATACGTGCAGCACCGTTACGAACCAAGAGCTCCACGATCTGCTTAAGAGCTACTATACGCTAGAGGAGTCTGGTATATCGGTGGCCTTGCTTCCCGAACCAGAAGAAGACAGGAGAGCGAAGGATATACTAAAAAAGACAACGAAAAGGATTGGTGATTGCTTCGAAACAGGTCTGTTGTGGAAGGAAGATAATCCCGAATTCCCCGATAGCTATCTTATGGCTGTCAAGCGTTTAAAATGTTTGGAGAATCGTCTGAGGAAAAATCCAGAGTTGTACGATAAAGTACGTAGAACGATCGCTGACTACTTGGCTAAAGGGTACGCCCACAAGGCGACATCGTCAGAGCTAGCGGCATTTGATAGCAACAAAGTGTGGCATGTGCCGCTGAATTTCGTTTACAATCCAAAGAAGGAGAAGTTTCGCCTAGTATGGGATGCAAGAGCAGAAGTTAGAGGAGTTTCGCTAAACTCAAAGCTATTGAAGGTACCAGATATGCTAACCGCCCTACCAGCTGTTATATCTAAGTTCCGAGAGCGGGAAATCGGTTTTGGCGCGGACATCAAGGAGATGTACCACCAGTTACGGATTCGAGATGAAGATAAGCGAGTACAAAGATTCCTGTTCCGGAACGATTCGTCCGCGAAGCCGGATGTTTACGTAATGGACGTGGCAACGTTTGGATCGACGAGTTCGCCATGCTCCGCACAATATGTAAAAAACATAAACGCGAAAGAATATGCGGGACAGTTTCCAGCGGCTGCAAAAGCCATAATCGAAAATCACTACGTCGATGACTACTTCGACAGCGCGGACACAATCGAAGAAGCAGTGGAACGAGCAAAAGATGTGCGTTACGTCCATTCCAAGGGTGGTTTCGAGCTACGAAACTGGGTCTCCAACTCCGACGAGTTTTTAGTAGCCTTGGGAGAACGAAAAGCCAATCAGTGCGTACGCTTTAGTGAAGATAAGGAATCCGGATCCGAGCGAGTACTAGGGATCGTATGGAGTCCCGCTAGCGATGAATTTTCGTTTTCCACCACGTCGAGAGACGATCTAACACCATTTCTATTCGGTGAGCGACTACCAACGAAAAGAATCGTGATGAGTTGCGTGATGAGCTTCTTTGACCCGTTAGGACTGTTGTCGAACTTTACGTTTTATGGCAAGTTACTGATTCAAGATCTATGGCGCAGCGGATGCGAGTGGGATCAGCAAATCGATAGCGATTGTGCAGAAAAGTGGGAAAACTGGATCAGACGGCTTCCGGATGTTGAAACCGTGCGAATTCCTCGCTATTTCTTTCGTAGGAGCTGTTCAGTAGACTACGGCAGCCTGCAGTTGCATACGTTCACCGACGCGAGTCAAGACGCGTACGGGACAGCTGTGTATCTCCGGGTAGAGACGACCGAAGGACCAATATGTTCGCTTGTGATGTCGAAGTCAAAGGTTTCACCACTACAGCACATGTCAATTCCCCGTTTGGAGCTCCAAGCAGCTGTGTTAGGTGCAAGACTTGCCAACTCTGTCTCCGATGTTCTTTCGCTTGAAGTGAAACGACGATTCATGTGGTCCGATTCGAAAACGGTGTTGTCATGGATACACTCCGACCATCGCCGATACAAGCAATTCGTGGCATTCAGGATCGGTGAAATACACAGTCTGACGAAGCTCACTGATTGGAGATGGGTGCCAACGAAATGCAACGTTGCCGACGCTTTGACAAAGTGGGGAAAAACGCACAGCCTTTATTCTGACGGATCTTGGTTTCGCGGTCCTGAATTCCTTCGTCTATCGGAGAATCGTTGGCCAAAGCAAAtagaattgaaaccgaatgtagcCGAAGAAGTACGAGCCTGTTTCCTATTTCACGAGGTTAGAACGATTGAATCGATGGTGGAGCCGCAGCGGTTCTTGAAGTGGAGGGTCTTAGTTCGAACGCTGGCGTGTGTCTTCAGATTCATCACGAATTGCAAGCTGAAGAGAAAGGGATTGCCGATAGAAGCGGTTCCGACTAGCGCGGTGTTCGAGAAGGTGGTAAAAAAAGGCGCGCGATCGAAGATTGTACCGTTGAAGCGCGAAGAGTACCAAAAGGCAGAGGCGTATCTTTGGAGGTCGGCTCAGGCTGATTGCTTTGAAGACGAAGTCAGGACGTTGAAGAAGAACCGACATCTACCGATTGAACAGTATCACCAACTGGAAAGGGCCAGTAGTATTTACGGTTTGAGCCCGTTTTTGGACGCCGAGGACGTGCTACGTATGGAGGGTAGAGCAGCACGAGGATCGTCGCTGCCATTCGAACTAAAGTTTCCGATTATTCTACCGAAGAAGCATCCGGTCACTGATAAGCTGCTTGattattatcatcaacaagtagctCACGGGAACGCGGAGACTGCCGTAAACGTGACACGCCAACGTTTCTACATTCAGGGACTGCGCGCAGAGTTGAAACGTATCGCAAGGGACTGTGTGTGGTGCAAGGTGCACAAATGTCGACCGACGACCCCCAGAATGGCTCCACTTCCGGAATCGCGTGTTACGCCGAATCTTCCGGCATTCAGTCATACCGGCGTAGATTATTGCGGACCTTTGACAGTAACTGTTGGCCGAAGATCTGAAAAACGATACATCTGTCTATTTACGTGTATGACGACGAGAGCAGTACATCTTGAGGTAGCGCACAGTCTGACAACTCAGGCATGTCTGATGGCTATACGGCGATTCGTGTGCCGTAGAGGGAAACCGCTAGAGTTCTACTCGGACAACGGTACGAATTTCCAAGCAGCAAGTAAAGAGATCATGCAGCAGATTGGGACCGATTGTGAAAACGAGTTTACCGATTCCAGGACACGCTGGAATTTCAACCCACCCAGCGCACCTCACATGGGCGGGGTTTGGGAGCGACTTGTTCGCTCCGTAAAAGCAGCTCTAACTGTATTCGACGATGGTCGGTCATTGACCGATGAAGTACTCCTAACGACTATTGCAGAAGCCGAGGACCTGATCAACTCTCGGCCTTTAACTTATGTTTCTCTGGAGCCGGAACTAGAAGAAGCATTGACCCCGAATCATTTCATTCGCGGTGTCGGTGCTATCAATGCAGAGTGTTTCATCCCGTCGACAAGCGAAGCCGAAGCACTCCGTGATCGATACAAACGATCGCAGCGACTAGCAGATAAGCTGTGGATACGGTGGGTGTCCGAATACCTGCCGTCGATCAACCGACGGACGAAGTGGCACTCTGAGGCACCGCCACTATCCCGTGGCGAATTGGTGTACATTACGGACGACGCGATGCGGAAAAGCTGGGTCCGTGGCGTTGTGACGGAAATCTACCCGGGAGCGGATGGCAGAATCCGTCAGGCGATGGTTATGACTGCTAATGGTAAGTTTAGGAGACCGGTGACGAAGCTTGCAGTGCTCGAAGTGCAGGATCGTAAATCCGGTAATGCTGATTAG